In a genomic window of Helianthus annuus cultivar XRQ/B chromosome 10, HanXRQr2.0-SUNRISE, whole genome shotgun sequence:
- the LOC110884391 gene encoding protein PIN-LIKES 6 — translation MHRLLSEVLLGTQGGGESLLGSIKIAVLPIAKVFTMCFLGFLMASKYINILPASGRKLLNGLVFSLLLPCLIFSQLGQAITFEKMIEWWFIPFNVVLATISGSIIGLIVALIVRPPYPYFKFTIVHVGIGNIGNVPLVLIAALCRDKSNPFGDSAKCAQDGNAYISFGQWVGAIVLYTYVFQMLAPPPGGSFDVIEQDKLPVKNTPKVNAPPEEVPLLTQEPEPINEDLPKDGKIKQFLKYWYEKLKLKQIVQPPIIASILAIVLGCIPFLKNMIFTPDAPLYFFTDSCLILGDAMIPCILLALGGNLTDGPGSSKLGLKTTAAIIFARLVLVPPAGLGIVTLADKLGFLPPDDKMFRFILLLQHSMPTSVLSGAVASLRGCGREAAAILFWVHIFAIISMAGWIVLYLNILF, via the exons ATGCACAGGTTATTATCAGAGGTTCTGTTGGGTACCCAAGGGGGCGGAGAATCACTGTTGGGTTCGATCAAGATTGCGGTTTTACCGATTGCCAAAGTTTTTACCATGTGTTTTTTGGGGTTCTTGATGGCTTCTAAGTATATAAACATTTTGCCTGCAAGTGGAAGAAAGCTTTTGAATGGG TTGGTTTTTTCACTACTATTACCATGCTTGATATTCTCTCAACTTGGACAAGCCATCACTTTTGAAAAAATGATTGAGTG GTGGTTCATCCCTTTTAATGTTGTGCTGGCTACCATATCCGGTTCTATAATAGGGTTGATTGTTGCGTTGATTGTTCGTCCACCATACCCGTACTTTAAATTTACCATCGTCCACGTTGGCATAG GAAATATCGGAAATGTTCCACTAGTCCTAATTGCAGCTTTATGTCGCGATAAATCAAACCCGTTTGGTGATTCTGCAAAATGTGCCCAAGATGGAAATGCCTACATCTCCTTTGGGCAATGG GTAGGGGCAATTGTCCTTTACACATATGTATTTCAAATGCTTGCACCTCCTCCTGGAGGTTCTTTTGACGTTATCGAACAAGATAAACTCCCGGTAAAAAACACTCCAAAAGTTAACGCCCCCCCTGAAGAAGTACCTTTGCTTACTCAAGAGCCCGAACCGATAAATGAAGATTTACCCAAAGATGGGAAG ATAAAGCAATTCTTGAAGTATTGGTATGAGAAGTTGAAGTTAAAGCAAATAGTCCAACCTCCTATTATTGCATCT ATATTGGCTATTGTGCTAGGATGTATACCATTTTTGAAGAATATGATATTCACTCCTGATGCACCACTATACTTCTTCACTGATAGCTGCTTGATTCTTGG GGATGCTATGATCCCTTGCATTTTGTTGGCATTAGGTGGCAATCTTACAGATG GGCCCGGGAGTTCAAAACTAGGACTAAAAACAACTGCTGCGATTATTTTTGCGCGATTAGTTTTGGTTCCACCAGCTGGATTGGGCATCGTGACATTAGCCGACAAACTTGGATTTCTTCCACCTGATGATAAAATGTTCAGATTCATTCTTCTTTTACAACATTCAATGCCTACATCAGTATTATCAG GTGCTGTTGCTAGTTTAAGAGGGTGTGGGAGAGAGGCTGCAGCCATCTTGTTTTGGGTTCATATCTTCGCAATCATATCAATGGCGGGTTGGATTGTTTTGTATTTAAACATCCTTTTCTAG
- the LOC110884390 gene encoding E3 ubiquitin ligase BIG BROTHER-related, whose translation MDDASQICALCRRTLSSETDSIDLDSITICGDCKFLLLEENGTGAPSQHVPRTNPRIRRTRYNNNSSESIEDMFSHQFSTVINLARQNQTPVSDTSARTTPSGSRRWRRVVSDTESDGFDSVNGDGDVVSFGAYDDDDGSDVSVDVRSYLGGDSDTDIDPMHAGLNRWSSDDEWEEVEDGENDENTLGSLIARVHLQRTMAYDDQSGETGGGIRVRISERRLDPFGNMVNDQETSGYVGNSGDYLDARSFEELLERLAEADSSRRGAPPAAQAFVNNLDHVVVTDTDHNGLVCAICKDMLTVGTMVNHLPCSHVYHPSCIKPWLSLHNTCPLCRFEFPTDDVDYENSKESVNHGPAVQEVQPGLEDNTGFEEDGGREVLNNECGGETGGRRWWFVAAPVVSLVGIGLALWLGNPGAIKSSGLRGDRGRRWWGLF comes from the coding sequence ATGGATGATGCATCACAGATATGCGCCCTGTGCCGTAGAACACTTTCATCTGAAACCGACAGTATTGATCTTGATTCAATCACCATATGCGGGGACTGTAAGTTTTTGTTGCTAGAAGAAAACGGCACTGGCGCCCCATCACAACACGTTCCTCGTACGAATCCTAGAATACGACGAACACGGTACAACAACAATAGTTCAGAATCAATCGAAGATATGTTTTCACACCAGTTTTCAACCGTGATTAATTTAGCTAGACAAAACCAAACTCCTGTTTCCGACACAAGTGCCCGTACTACCCCTAGCGGTTCTAGGAGATGGAGGCGAGTTGTTTCGGATACCGAGAGTGACGGTTTCGATTCTGTTAATGGAGATGGTGATGTTGTGTCTTTTGGAgcttatgatgatgatgatggttcgGATGTTTCTGTTGATGTTCGTAGTTATCTTGGTGGTGATTCGGATACCGATATAGACCCGATGCATGCTGGTTTGAACCGGTGGAGTTCAGATGACGAATGGGAAGAGGTTGAAGATGGTGAAAACGATGAAAACACTCTTGGATCTTTGATAGCTAGAGTTCATCTCCAGAGAACAATGGCGTACGATGATCAATCTGGTGAAACCGGGGGTGGCATTCGCGTAAGAATCAGTGAAAGACGGTTAGACCCGTTTGGCAACATGGTTAACGATCAAGAAACGTCAGGTTATGTCGGGAATTCTGGAGATTATCTCGATGCAAGAAGCTTTGAAGAGCTTTTGGAACGGTTAGCCGAAGCGGATAGCTCAAGGCGCGGTGCACCACCCGCGGCTCAGGCGTTTGTAAATAATCTTGACCATGTGGTGGTTACTGATACCGACCATAACGGTTTGGTGTGCGCCATTTGTAAAGACATGCTGACAGTTGGAACCATGGTTAACCACCTTCCTTGCTCTCATGTTTACCACCCTTCATGCATTAAACCGTGGTTAAGCTTACACAACACTTGCCCATTGTGTCGGTTTGAGTTTCCGACTGATGACGTGGACTATGAGAACAGTAAAGAAAGCGTTAACCACGGGCCTGCGGTTCAAGAAGTTCAACCGGGGTTGGAGGATAATACCGGTTTTGAAGAGGACGGTGGTCGAGAAGTCTTGAATAATGAGTGTGGTGGAGAAACGGGGGGAAGAAGGTGGTGGTTTGTGGCGGCACCGGTGGTGAGTTTGGTGGGGATTGGTCTTGCATTGTGGCTGGGCAACCCTGGTGCTATTAAGAGTTCCGGTTTAAGGGGGGATAGAGGGAGGAGATGGTGGGGTCTTTTTTAG